In Drosophila simulans strain w501 chromosome 3R, Prin_Dsim_3.1, whole genome shotgun sequence, a single window of DNA contains:
- the LOC6729198 gene encoding uncharacterized protein LOC6729198 isoform X2, whose product MDAQPSYPDLATLCRLCLKEHQDAYAIFDEDDTQLSIPVRLMACVAVDAKATDTLPKRICQECRYQLEKSFLFRQRCQWAEKKLRKHIRLLGLGKRSRVFSKDPDDYDEDELEFEDSITFIEVQDKVRKLEDEKWREDFKEEQAAEMHKRLVKSRLELRAKLTTELRKELAEEVRCEVRKELAEEVRSQVRDDLRNEVSEDIRKEQLAMLLGELEVYLTEKKAGRWESLDGSEPESKPQVKEDASPSRSKIKALPKRRPSLVVDNQKVTEATKDAKEEEFILGCNSDPANNGDVNIDGLELDEEVPAESGEDFRDINMVGSGDVVHTDNGEIYIINSASSEDQNQDSTPEFDQDNGITSYNSNQGRRRNSVQWRKARGNRRRGRV is encoded by the exons ATGGACGCACAGCCGTCGTATCCCGATTTGGCGACCCTATGCCGCCTTTGCCTGAAGGAGCACCAGGATGCGTACGCGATCTTCGATGAGGACGACACCCAGCTCTCGATTCCCGTGCGCCTGATGGCCTGCGTCGCAGTGGACGCCAAGGCGACGGATACTCTGCCGAAGAGGATCTGCCAGGAGTGCCGCTACCAGCTGGAGAAGTCATTCCTCTTCCGGCAGCGCTGCCAGTGGGCGGAGAAGAAGCTTCGCAAGCATATCCGACTTCTGGGTCTCGGGAAGCGAAGCCGCGTCTTCTCCAAGGATCCAGACGATTATGACGAGGACGAGCTGGAGTTCGAGGACTCGATCACCTTCATCGAGGTGCAGGACAAAGTGCGCAAGCTGGAGGACGAAAAGTGGCGAGAAGATTTTAAGGAAGAACAGGCGGCGGAAATGCACAAACGGCTGGTCAAATCTCGTCTAGAACTTCGAGCGAAACTGACCACCGAACTGCGCAAGGAATTAGCGGAGGAGGTGCGCTGTGAGGTTCGCAAGGAGTTGGCCGAGGAGGTGCGCAGCCAGGTTAGGGATGACCTGCGAAACGAGGTGAGCGAGGACATAAGAAAGGAGCAGCTGGCCATGCTGTTGGGAGAATTGGAGGTGTATCTCACCGAGAAAAAGGCCGGTCGGTGGGAGTCTTTGGATGGTTCTGAGCCAGAGTCCAAGCCGCAAGTCAAGGAAGATGCCTCCCCTTCTAGGTCAAAAATTAAAGCTCTTCCAAAGCGACGCCCCAGCTTGGTCGTCGACAATCAAAAGGTGACAGAGGCCACGAAGGATGCAAAAGAAGAGGAATTCATATTGGGCTGCAATAGCGACCCCGCAAATAATGGCGATGTAAACATAGATGGCCTTGAACTGGACGAGGAAGTGCCAGCGGAAAGCGGTGAAGACTTCAGGGATATCAACATGGTTGGATCAGGCGATGTAGTGCACACAGACAATGGGGAGATCTACATCATAAACTCTGCCAGCTCAGAGGATCAAAACCAGGACTCCACCCCCGAATTTGACCAGGACAACGGAATCACCTCCTATAACAGTAA TCAAGGAAGACGGCGAAATTCAGTTCAGTGGCGAAAAGCCAGAGGAAATCGAAGACGTGGTCGTGTTTAA
- the LOC6729199 gene encoding uncharacterized protein LOC6729199 — protein MNVCRLCLSKEANFAVFGANGSTALRIMVCTSLEIEPGDGLPQHICTMCRLRLEEMHCFRRRCLAADRKLRRHKALQLQGVKSQLSEVEEERGSLCDVEGCTPTACSENNAQWRQQAAQLISSEIDAYKKELLSTCKQAVRADIELELRAELEEVIIPEAKQQLRLSVLDDVFVELERYFVRKRNEVTYEMKMNSSSPLPVEQSAGFYEADIGEELREQTDNSVVELLDDEPEASRQPAATPLVAVPMVEINMNDPQLSHLRNDFSKETFLGANTTALKDVKTPSPCRKKVRLMSPKQKTENLCRKHSSFKKRCPSSYADFNSCVRCRLRGADKLNSTVT, from the exons ATGAATGTTTGTCGCCTGTGCTTGTCGAAGGAAGCCAACTTTGCGGTTTTCGGTGCAAATGGATCAACTGCTCTGCGGATAATGGTCTGCACATCACTGGAGATTGAGCCCGGCGACGGTCTGCCGCAGCACATATGCACCATGTGCCGGCTGCGACTGGAGGAGATGCACTGCTTCCGACGACGCTGCCTTGCAGCCGATCGCAAATTGAGACGCCACAAGGCGTTGCAACTGCAGGGTGTCAAGTCGCAGCTGAGCGAAGTGGAGGAGGAGCGGGGCTCGCTGTGCGATGTGGAAGGATGCACGCCCACTGCCTGCTCGGAGAACAATGCCCAGTGGCGCCAGCAGGCCGCCCAGCTCATTAGCAGCGAGATCGACGCGTATAAAAAGGAGCTGCTCAGCACTTGCAAGCAGGCTGTGCGGGCGGATAtcgagctggagctgcggGCGGAACTCGAGGAGGTCATCATACCCGAGGCCAAGCAGCAGTTGCGTCTGAGCGTTCTGGACGACGTGTTCGTCGAACTGGAACGCTACTTTGTCCGCAAGCGCAACGAGGTGACCTACGAGATGAAGATGAACTCAAGCAGCCCGCTGCCTGTCGAACAGTCCGCTGGCTTTTACGAAGCAGACATTGGCGAGGAGCTAAGGGAGCAGACCGATAACAGCGTGGTGGAGCTACTGG ACGATGAACCAGAAGCCAGCAGGCAGCCAGCTGCAACGCCACTAGTTGCCGTGCCCATGGTTGAGATCAACATGAACGACCCGCAGCTGAGTCATTTGCGCAACGACTTTAGCAAGGAAACCTTTCTAGGTGCCAACACAACTGCCTTAAAGGATGTAAAAACCCCATCGCCGTGTCGAAAGAAAGTGCGCCTTATGAGCCCCAAACAGAAGACCGAGAACCTGTGCCGGAAGCACAGTTCCTTCAAGAAAAGATGCCCCAGTTCGTACGCCGATTTCAATAGTTGTGTGCGCTGTCGTCTCAGAGGAGCGGATAAGCTAAATAGCACCGTGACGTAG
- the LOC6729198 gene encoding zinc finger protein 480 isoform X1: MDAQPSYPDLATLCRLCLKEHQDAYAIFDEDDTQLSIPVRLMACVAVDAKATDTLPKRICQECRYQLEKSFLFRQRCQWAEKKLRKHIRLLGLGKRSRVFSKDPDDYDEDELEFEDSITFIEVQDKVRKLEDEKWREDFKEEQAAEMHKRLVKSRLELRAKLTTELRKELAEEVRCEVRKELAEEVRSQVRDDLRNEVSEDIRKEQLAMLLGELEVYLTEKKAGRWESLDGSEPESKPQVKEDASPSRSKIKALPKRRPSLVVDNQKVTEATKDAKEEEFILGCNSDPANNGDVNIDGLELDEEVPAESGEDFRDINMVGSGDVVHTDNGEIYIINSASSEDQNQDSTPEFDQDNGITSYNIKEDGEIQFSGEKPEEIEDVVVFNLGEEISQEQQVFSFHENVIIVEKEQNDRDEQTPLKRKRSSELVFKQESSCPQPKTGRITDTVKSFQCHLCPVAFPTQKLLTRHHNTHIKGLKSGKGGTLKCPSCALQLSCASSLKRHMIIHTGLKPFKCSECELSFSQREVLKRHMDTHTGVKRHQCPQCSSCFAQKSNLQQHIGRVHMGNSRTHKCHLCHRSFNHVSGLSRHLVTHAGVMFSCKQCGRQFNDRSAVQRHVTTMHKVKNKLTDYISETNEFQAVA; the protein is encoded by the exons ATGGACGCACAGCCGTCGTATCCCGATTTGGCGACCCTATGCCGCCTTTGCCTGAAGGAGCACCAGGATGCGTACGCGATCTTCGATGAGGACGACACCCAGCTCTCGATTCCCGTGCGCCTGATGGCCTGCGTCGCAGTGGACGCCAAGGCGACGGATACTCTGCCGAAGAGGATCTGCCAGGAGTGCCGCTACCAGCTGGAGAAGTCATTCCTCTTCCGGCAGCGCTGCCAGTGGGCGGAGAAGAAGCTTCGCAAGCATATCCGACTTCTGGGTCTCGGGAAGCGAAGCCGCGTCTTCTCCAAGGATCCAGACGATTATGACGAGGACGAGCTGGAGTTCGAGGACTCGATCACCTTCATCGAGGTGCAGGACAAAGTGCGCAAGCTGGAGGACGAAAAGTGGCGAGAAGATTTTAAGGAAGAACAGGCGGCGGAAATGCACAAACGGCTGGTCAAATCTCGTCTAGAACTTCGAGCGAAACTGACCACCGAACTGCGCAAGGAATTAGCGGAGGAGGTGCGCTGTGAGGTTCGCAAGGAGTTGGCCGAGGAGGTGCGCAGCCAGGTTAGGGATGACCTGCGAAACGAGGTGAGCGAGGACATAAGAAAGGAGCAGCTGGCCATGCTGTTGGGAGAATTGGAGGTGTATCTCACCGAGAAAAAGGCCGGTCGGTGGGAGTCTTTGGATGGTTCTGAGCCAGAGTCCAAGCCGCAAGTCAAGGAAGATGCCTCCCCTTCTAGGTCAAAAATTAAAGCTCTTCCAAAGCGACGCCCCAGCTTGGTCGTCGACAATCAAAAGGTGACAGAGGCCACGAAGGATGCAAAAGAAGAGGAATTCATATTGGGCTGCAATAGCGACCCCGCAAATAATGGCGATGTAAACATAGATGGCCTTGAACTGGACGAGGAAGTGCCAGCGGAAAGCGGTGAAGACTTCAGGGATATCAACATGGTTGGATCAGGCGATGTAGTGCACACAGACAATGGGGAGATCTACATCATAAACTCTGCCAGCTCAGAGGATCAAAACCAGGACTCCACCCCCGAATTTGACCAGGACAACGGAATCACCTCCTATAACA TCAAGGAAGACGGCGAAATTCAGTTCAGTGGCGAAAAGCCAGAGGAAATCGAAGACGTGGTCGTGTTTAACTTGGGCGAAGAAATATCTCAGGAGCAACAGGTCTTCAGCTTCCACGAAAATGTCATTATAGTG GAAAAAGAACAGAACGATAGAGATGAGCAGACGCCCCTCAAACGAAAGAGGTCGAGTGAGTTGGTGTTCAAGCAGGAGTCCAGTTGTCCTCAACCGAAAACCGGGCGAATTACGGACACGGTGAAGTCGTTTCAGTGCCATTTGTGCCCGGTGGCATTTCCTACGCAGAAACTTCTGACGCGCCACCACAACACCCACATTAAGGGACTGAAAAGTGGGAAGGGCGGCACGCTCAAGTGTCCCAGCTGCGCACTGCAACTGTCGTGCGCCAGCTCCCTCAAACGCCACATGATCATTCACACTGGCCTGAAACCCTTCAAGTGCAGCGAGTGCGAACTGTCCTTCTCCCAGCGCGAAGTGCTCAAACGTCACATGGACACCCACACGGGTGTAAAGCGCCATCAGTGCCCCCAATGCTCCAGCTGCTTCGCACAGAAGTCCAACCTGCAGCAGCACATTGGCCGCGTGCACATGGGCAACTCTCGGACGCACAAGTGTCATCTGTGTCATCGTAGCTTCAATCATGTTTCGGGCCTAAGCCGCCACCTGGTCACCCACGCTGGCGTCATGTTCTCCTGCAAACAGTGCGGCCGTCAGTTTAACGATCGCAGTGCAGTCCAGAGACATGTGACCACAATGCACAAGGTGAAGAACAAGCTCACAGACTACATATCCGAGACGAACGAGTTTCAAGCTGTGGCCTAG